In a genomic window of Balaenoptera ricei isolate mBalRic1 chromosome 3, mBalRic1.hap2, whole genome shotgun sequence:
- the LOC132363611 gene encoding granzyme A has product MKIPFPFSFPTGMCLLLIPGVFPVSCEGIIGGKEVPPHTRRYMALIKGLKVCAGALIKENWVLTAAHCDLKGNPRVILGAHSTSHKEKYDQVFSIKKAIPHPCFNPQTFEGDLQLLQLDGKATMTKAVGILQLPKRGDDVKPHTKCHVAGWGSTKKDLCKISSALREANITVIDRKICNDARHYNFNPVIDLSMICAGGRKGEDDSCEGDSGSPLICDNVFRGVTSFGKCGNPQKPGIYILLTKRYLNWIKKTIAGAI; this is encoded by the exons ATGaaaattcctttccctttctcttttcccactGGCATGTGTCTCCTTCTAATTCCTGGAG TTTTTCCAGTATCCTGTGAGGGAATTATAGGAGGAAAAGAAGTGCCACCTCACACAAGACGCTACATGGCTCTAATCAAAGGGCTGAAAGTCTGTGCAGGGGCTTTGATCAAAGAAAACTGGGTGTTGACAGCTGCTCACTGTGACCT GAAGGGCAATCCTCGAGTTATTCTTGGGGCCCACTCTACCTCCCATAAAGAGAAATATGATCaagtattttccattaaaaaggcAATTCCCCATCCATGCTTCAATCCACAGACATTTGAAGGGGATCTTCAACTCCTTCAG CTGGATGGTAAAGCAACTATGACCAAAGCTGTAGGAATACTTCAGCTACCAAAAAGAGGAGACGATGTCAAACCCCACACCAAGTGTCATGTAGCAGGATGGGGAAGCACCAAAAAAGACTTGTGCAAAATTTCAAGTGCCTTGAGAGAAGCCAACATTACTGTGATAGATAGGAAAATATGCAATGATGCCCGGCACTATAATTTTAATCCGGTTATTGATCTCAGTATGATCTGTGCTGGTGGTAGAAAAGGTGAAGATGATTCATGTGaa GGGGATTCTGGAAGTCCTCTGATATGTGATAACGTTTTCAGAGGTGTCACTTCCTTTGGGAAGTGTGGTAACCCCCAGAAGCCTGGCATCTACATTCTCCTTACCAAAAGATACCTCAACTGGATAAAGAAAACCATTGCAGGAGCCATATAA